In Pseudomonas oryzicola, one DNA window encodes the following:
- a CDS encoding DUF1456 family protein, translated as MNHNDVLRSLRYMLKVNDAKMAEIIGLSGLEVHPLVLATYLKKEDEEGFVRCPERVMAHFLDGLVIHRRGKDDSRPPQPIELPVTNNLILKKLRVAFELKEDDLHAILKSVNFPVSKPELSALFRKAGHDNYRPCGDQLLRNFLKGLTLRVRG; from the coding sequence ATGAACCACAACGATGTCCTGCGCAGCCTGCGCTACATGCTCAAGGTGAACGACGCCAAGATGGCCGAGATCATCGGGCTATCCGGCCTCGAGGTGCATCCCCTGGTGCTGGCCACCTACCTGAAGAAGGAAGACGAGGAAGGCTTCGTGCGTTGCCCGGAGCGGGTCATGGCGCACTTTCTCGACGGCCTGGTGATACACCGTCGCGGCAAGGATGACAGCCGCCCGCCGCAGCCGATCGAACTGCCGGTGACCAACAACCTGATCCTGAAGAAGCTGCGGGTGGCCTTCGAACTCAAGGAAGATGACCTGCATGCAATCCTCAAGTCGGTCAACTTCCCCGTCAGCAAGCCCGAGCTCAGCGCGCTGTTCCGCAAGGCCGGCCATGACAACTATCGCCCGTGTGGCGATCAGTTGCTGCGCAACTTCCTCAAGGGCCTGACCCTGCGCGTACGTGGCTGA
- a CDS encoding rRNA pseudouridine synthase: MSEPVRLSKRLIEQLGCSRREAELYIEGGWVTVDGLVVEQPQFKVAQQRVELLPGARAETLEPVTLLLNQPAGVSSEAARAEMNMSNLSAAHREGVRALHGHFARQACVAPLEPGASGLQVFTQDWRVTRKIDADLRRLEQEFVVEVRGETTPQALERLARGATRNDRELPRAKASWQNETHLRMALKNPQPGQIAELCAYLRLELVSMRRIRLGGVSMGKLPLGQWRYLAATERF; this comes from the coding sequence ATGTCCGAACCCGTCCGCCTGTCCAAACGCCTCATCGAGCAGCTTGGCTGTTCCCGCCGCGAGGCCGAGCTGTATATCGAAGGCGGCTGGGTCACGGTCGATGGCCTGGTGGTCGAACAGCCGCAGTTCAAGGTCGCGCAGCAGCGCGTCGAGTTGCTGCCTGGCGCCCGTGCCGAAACGCTGGAGCCGGTCACCCTGCTGCTGAACCAGCCGGCTGGGGTAAGCAGCGAAGCCGCCCGCGCCGAGATGAACATGAGCAACCTCAGCGCGGCCCACCGCGAAGGCGTACGCGCCCTGCACGGGCACTTTGCCCGGCAGGCCTGTGTGGCACCGCTGGAACCCGGCGCCAGCGGCCTGCAGGTATTCACCCAGGATTGGCGGGTAACCCGCAAGATCGACGCCGACCTGCGCCGCCTGGAGCAGGAGTTCGTCGTTGAAGTGCGCGGCGAGACCACGCCCCAGGCGTTGGAACGCCTGGCACGCGGGGCCACCCGCAATGACCGCGAGCTGCCCAGGGCCAAGGCCAGCTGGCAGAACGAGACCCACCTGCGCATGGCCCTGAAGAACCCGCAGCCAGGGCAGATTGCCGAGCTGTGCGCGTACCTGCGCCTGGAGCTGGTAAGCATGCGCCGCATCCGCCTGGGCGGTGTGTCGATGGGCAAGCTGCCGCTGGGCCAATGGCGCTACCTGGCCGCTACCGAACGTTTCTAA
- the tsaA gene encoding tRNA (N6-threonylcarbamoyladenosine(37)-N6)-methyltransferase TrmO, translated as MQHTVAPVGIVRSCFKEKFAIPRQPQLAPAARGVLELLPPFDQGDAVEGLEQVSHVWLLFLFHQALEDKPRLKVRPPRLGGNKSMGVFATRATHRPNGIGQSVVRLEGVEPGRLLLSGIDLLDGTPVLDIKPYVPYADSIASARNQMASEAPAAITVQWSDNALAQAREHALRLGEPVVELIEQCLAQDPRPAYQVPAAERVYGVKFWDVQVRWHYPQPEVIRVLEVVRA; from the coding sequence ATGCAGCATACGGTTGCTCCGGTCGGTATCGTTCGTTCCTGTTTCAAGGAGAAGTTCGCCATCCCGCGCCAGCCGCAGCTGGCGCCCGCCGCACGCGGCGTGCTCGAGCTGCTGCCGCCGTTCGACCAGGGTGATGCGGTCGAGGGCCTGGAGCAGGTCAGCCATGTCTGGCTGCTGTTCCTGTTCCACCAGGCGCTGGAGGACAAGCCACGCCTGAAGGTACGCCCGCCGCGCCTGGGCGGCAACAAGAGCATGGGTGTGTTCGCCACCCGCGCGACCCACAGGCCCAACGGCATCGGCCAATCGGTGGTGCGCCTCGAGGGTGTGGAGCCCGGGCGCCTGCTGCTGTCCGGGATCGACCTGCTCGATGGCACGCCAGTGCTGGACATCAAGCCCTATGTACCCTACGCCGACAGCATCGCCAGTGCGCGCAACCAGATGGCCAGCGAAGCCCCCGCTGCGATCACCGTGCAGTGGAGCGACAATGCCCTGGCCCAGGCTCGCGAGCATGCCTTGCGCCTGGGTGAGCCAGTGGTGGAGCTGATCGAGCAATGCCTGGCGCAGGACCCACGGCCGGCCTATCAGGTACCAGCGGCAGAGCGCGTATATGGGGTGAAGTTCTGGGATGTGCAGGTGCGCTGGCATTACCCGCAGCCGGAGGTCATCCGGGTGCTGGAGGTGGTGCGGGCCTGA